The Microcystis aeruginosa NIES-843 sequence TTATCAGTGGGTAAGTTATCAGTTATCAGTTATCAGATTTGAGTTCTTATCTCGTTCCCAGGTAGAACCTGGGAACCCTTTGTTCAGGTTCTACCTGAAGGATATTTTAATACAGAGCCTTAAATATTGTGTGTCAAGACAGAGCCTTGGCACAAGCAAAATTTTCTAGCCATTTAATCACCTGTTGACCTAAACTAACATTGTTTAATCGATCGATCTCGCGAATGCCGGTGGGACTGGTGACATTAACTTCCGTCAGATAGCCACCAATCACATCCAATCCGACAAAATATAGGCCATCTTCTCGTAATTTTGGGGCTAAAGTGGCACAGATTTCTAATTCTTGATCGCTGATTTCTGTTTTTGCTACTCGTCCACCCACGGCCATATTACCGCGAAATTCTGAACCGGTGGGAATGCGATTAACTGCCCCGATCGGTTCACCATTGAGGACAATAATGCGTTTATCTCCTTCTTTGGCAGCTGGTAAATAATCTTGAATCATTACCGGTTCTTGTCCCCATTTTGTGCTAATTTCAATCATTGAATTGAGATTGCGATCTTCGGGACTAAGAAATAAAATTCCCTCCCCTGCTTTGCCACCCAAAGGTTTCATAACTGCCGCCCCTTTTTGGTTGACAAATTCCCTAATCGTCGCTTTATCTTGGGAAACAATTG is a genomic window containing:
- the gshB gene encoding glutathione synthase, whose translation is MKLAFIIDPIEYLDPGHDTSVAIMEASQLLGHEVWMTSITDLSAIAGKAWAKLTKIELVPVELKDNHWEAVSQWYQRQETVFTCLENFDFVWMRKDPPVTIAYLYATYLLDLIDPQKTQVINSTRGLRHANEKLYTIHFAQVMPATIVSQDKATIREFVNQKGAAVMKPLGGKAGEGILFLSPEDRNLNSMIEISTKWGQEPVMIQDYLPAAKEGDKRIIVLNGEPIGAVNRIPTGSEFRGNMAVGGRVAKTEISDQELEICATLAPKLREDGLYFVGLDVIGGYLTEVNVTSPTGIREIDRLNNVSLGQQVIKWLENFACAKALS